From Acidobacteriota bacterium, one genomic window encodes:
- the mtnB gene encoding methylthioribulose 1-phosphate dehydratase — protein MSFKEHSESLSLVGYEFYRRGWVMGTAGNFSAKISESPLRIAVTASGNEKGSLDETHFLEIDDNAEVLQGFGKPSAETMVHLTIYRMRGNVGSVLHTHSVWGTILSEYFYKDGAIEIEGFEMLKGLAGVMTHEHREIVPIIENSQDYIALSHVIDNVLRENPGIHGLFLRRHGIYTWGKDIAEAKRHIEIFEFLFEVLGRTLSLR, from the coding sequence ATGAGCTTCAAAGAGCACTCCGAAAGCCTTTCCTTGGTTGGTTACGAGTTTTACCGGCGCGGCTGGGTGATGGGAACCGCCGGCAACTTCAGCGCAAAGATCTCGGAATCGCCGCTTCGGATCGCGGTTACGGCGAGTGGCAATGAAAAGGGTTCGCTCGACGAAACGCATTTTCTCGAGATCGACGACAACGCCGAGGTGCTTCAGGGATTCGGCAAACCGTCGGCCGAAACGATGGTTCACCTGACGATCTACCGGATGCGGGGGAACGTCGGATCGGTTCTCCACACGCATTCGGTTTGGGGAACGATCCTGTCCGAGTATTTCTACAAGGACGGGGCGATCGAGATCGAGGGATTCGAAATGCTCAAAGGCCTCGCGGGCGTGATGACGCACGAACATCGAGAGATCGTCCCGATCATCGAAAACTCGCAGGATTACATCGCCTTGTCTCACGTCATCGACAATGTTTTGCGCGAGAACCCCGGAATTCACGGACTGTTTCTGCGCCGTCACGGAATCTACACCTGGGGCAAGGACATCGCCGAAGCGAAACGGCACATCGAGATCTTTGAGTTTTTGTTTGAAGTTCTCGGGCGGACGCTGAGTCTCAGATGA